In one Asterias amurensis chromosome 9, ASM3211899v1 genomic region, the following are encoded:
- the LOC139941496 gene encoding uncharacterized protein, with protein MAGVQVSPRSPVTQSRRSGRLYEKSHRRFSLPSREEALERISPYDKTPFKHYSHLKPRKLINNFIKVRNSYNNPDGIDIFDENSDEEFINDESSSDEEFINDKSSSDEESDEDSSVSQEGSDQNRESSEEERGRTGGRLGSKSGNVTSRAPRQRTSMLDNEESDEELAVPLRRTNKHRRQLLEQSSSSEEENSQDNWSPVKRKKRHLKKVSIQSDGSSSEDEESPSNLIEKTIAPETHQSEEDEQDFNQDEVSPEKHYQSDSGESDGSFIATSDSSADNIPVFSDLESAGSSKPTHEELICNYRQRKAKAERQSQRRKRQRICRPSSSSNTDNEGSGEDGSAPPGEGMERPPSKRAESLSSKKKAWKSETLGRYKEERDRRLSEKKDKN; from the exons ATGGCAGGTGTACAG GTGTCTCCACGTTCTCCTGTAACACAAAGCCGACGTTCAGGTAGACTATATGAAAAGTCACATCGTCGTTTCTCACTGCCAAGTCGTGAGGAGGCCTTGGAGCGTATATCACCATATGACAAGACTCCCTTCAAACACTACAGTCACCTCAAACCAAGAAAACTCATCAACAACTTCATCAAAGT gagAAACAGCTATAATAACCCAGATGGAATCGATATATTTGACGAAAATTCTGATGAGGAATTCATCAACGACGAATCTTCCAGTGATGAGGAATTCATCAACGACAAATCTTCCAGTGATGAGGAATCGGATGAAGATAGTTCTGTGTCACAAGAGGGCAGCGATCAAAACAGGGAAAGCAGCGAGGAGGAAAGAGGGAGAACTGGAGGTAGACTTGGATCAAAAAGTGGCAACGTGACAAGTCGTGCTCCAAGACAGAGAACATCCATGTTGGACAACGAAGAGAGTGATGAAGAATTAGCAGTTCCCCTGAGGAGGACCAACAAACACAGGCGGCAACTACTGGAGCAGTCTTCGAGCTCTGAAGAGGAAAACAGCCAAGACAACTGGTCACCAGTAAAGAGGAAGAAAAGACATCTTAAAAAAGTCTCAATCCAAAGTGATGGGTCGTCATCTGAGGATGAGGAGTCACCTTCCAACCTGATCGAAAAAACAATCGCTCCTGAAACTCACCAGAGTGAAGAGGACGAACAAGATTTCAACCAAGACGAAGTTTCACCCGAGAAACACTACCAGTCGGATAGTGGTGAGAGCGATGGTTCCTTCATAGCAACAAGCGACTCGAGCGCTGACAATATACCAGTCTTTAGTGACTTGGAAAGTGCAGGATCAAGCAAGCCCACCCATGAAGAGCTGATTTGTAACTACAGACAGAGGAAGGCAAAAGCAGAAAGACAGTCCCAACGCAGGAAGAGACAGAGAATCTGTCGACCATCCAGTAGCAGCAACACGGATAATGAAGGAAGTGGGGAAGATGGATCAGCACCTCCTGGTGAAGGAATGGAACGACCACCGTCTAAACGGGCTGAATCGTTGAGCAGTAAAAAGAAAGCTTGGAAGTCAGAAACCTTGGGTCGTTATAAAGAAGAGAGAGACAGAAGGCTTTCGGAGAAGAAAGataaaaactga